A section of the Salmo trutta chromosome 4, fSalTru1.1, whole genome shotgun sequence genome encodes:
- the neil1 gene encoding endonuclease 8-like 1 isoform X8: MSIPLAVPGSSTQNHITAMPEGPELHLASLFVNRMCEGVVFTGPVKKSEVSKNPEVSFSCPAYTIVATSRGKEVRLTLTPQKSDSSLGRCRRVKAGQTIQIGTMDIVFRFGMSGFFRFTTEAELPKHSHLRFYTNEKPRRVLSFVDTRRFGSWQPNGTWQPNRGPCIMFEYLSFSSDGDPRFQGSDGDPRFQGSDGDPRFQGSEGDPRFQGSDGDPRFQGSDGDPRFQGSDGDPRFQGSDGDPRFQGSDGDPRFQGSDGDPRFQGSDGDPRFQGSDGDPRFQGSGGNQMATRGFRVQMATRGFRVQMATRGFRVQMATRGFRVQMATRGFRVQMATRGFRVQMEMATRGFRVQMATQGFRVQVETRWRPKVSGFRWKPDGDPRFQGSGGDPRFQVATRGFRVQVATRGFRVQVATRGFRVQMATRDFRVRMATQGFRVQVETRWRPKVSGFRWRPEVSGFRWRPEVSGFRWRPEVSGFRWRPEVSGFRWRPEVSGFRWRPEVSGFRWRPEVSGFRWKPDGDPRFQGSGGDPRFQGSGGDPRFQGSDGDPRFQGSDGDPRFQGSGGNQMATQGFRVQVATRGFRVQVATRGFRVQVATRGFRVQVATRGFRVQVATRGFRVQVATRGLRVQVATRGLRVQVATRGLRVQVATRGFRVQVATRGFRVQVATRGFRVQVATRGFRVQMATQGFRVQMATRGFRVQMATRGFRVQVATRGFRVQMATRGFRVQMATRGFRVQVVHFVEDVTI, encoded by the exons ATGTCAATTCCCCTCGCTGTTCCTGGGAGCAGCACACAG AACCACATCACCGCCATGCCTGAGGGTCCAGAGTTACACTTGGCCAGTCTGTTTGTCAACAGGATGTGTGAGGGGGTGGTCTTCACCGGCCCAGTAAAAAAATCTGAGGTCAGTAAGAACCCAGAGGTCTCCTTCTCCTGCCCGGCTTACACCATCGTCGCCACCTCCAGAGGCAAGGAGGTCCGCCTCACTCTAACCCCCCAGAAGAGTGACTCTTCCCTGGGGAGATGCAGGCG GGTGAAGGCAGGTCAGACCATCCAGATCGGGACCATGGACATCGTCTTCCGTTTCGGGATGTCTGGATTCTTCCGTTTCACCACGGAGGCGGAGCTTCCTAAACATTCCCACCTGCGGTTCTACACCAATGAGAAGCCCCGTAGGGTACTGAGCTTTGTGGACACACGCCGTTTTGGCAGCTGGCAACCCAACGGGACCTGGCAACCCAACCGAGGGCCCTGTATCATGTTTGAGTACCTGAGCTTCAG TTCAGATGGCGACCCAAGGTTTCAGGGTTCAGATGGCGACCCGAGGTTTCAGGGTTCAGACGGCGACCCGAGGTTTCAGGGTTCAGAGGGCGACCCAAGGTTTCAGGGTTCAGACGGCGACCCGAGGTTTCAGGGTTCAGACGGCGACCCGAGGTTTCAGGGTTCAGACGGCGACCCGAGGTTTCAGGGTTCAGACGGCGACCCGAGGTTTCAGGGTTCAGACGGCGACCCGAGGTTTCAGGGTTCAGATGGCGACCCGAGGTTTCAGGGTTCAGATGGCGACCCGAGGTTTCAGGGTTCAGATGGCGACCCGAGGTTTCAGGGTTCAGGTGGAAACCAGATGGCGACCCGAGGTTTCAGGGTTCAGATGGCGACCCGAGGTTTCAGGGTTCAGATGGCGACCCGAGGTTTCAGGGTTCAGATGGCGACCCGAGGTTTCAGGGTTCAGATGGCGACCCGAGGTTTCAGGGTTCAGATGGCGACCCGAGGTTTCAGGGTTCAGATGGAGATGGCGACCCGAGGTTTCAGGGTTCAGATGGCGACCCAAGGTTTCAGGGTTCAGGTGGAAACCAGATGGCGACCCAAGGTTTCAGGGTTCAGGTGGAAACCAGATGGCGACCCGAGGTTTCAGGGTTCAGGTGGCGACCCGAGGTTTCAGGTGGCGACCCGAGGTTTCAGGGTTCAGGTGGCGACCCGAGGTTTCAGGGTTCAGGTGGCGACCCGAGGTTTCAGGGTTCAGATGGCGACCCGAGATTTCAGGGTTCGGATGGCGACCCAAGGTTTCAGGGTTCAGGTGGAAACCAGATGGCGACCCAAGGTTTCAGGGTTCAGGTGGCGACCCGAGGTTTCAGGGTTCAGGTGGCGACCCGAGGTTTCAGGGTTCAGGTGGCGACCCGAGGTTTCAGGGTTCAGGTGGCGACCCGAGGTTTCAGGGTTCAGATGGCGACCCGAGGTTTCAGGGTTCAGATGGCGACCCGAGGTTTCAGGGTTCAGATGGCGACCCGAGGTTTCAGGGTTCAGGTGGAAACCAGATGGCGACCCAAGGTTTCAGGGTTCAGGTGGCGACCCGAGGTTTCAGGGTTCAGGTGGCGACCCGAGGTTTCAGGGTTCAGATGGCGACCCGAGGTTTCAGGGTTCGGATGGCGACCCAAGGTTTCAGGGTTCAGGTGGAAACCAGATGGCGACCCAAGGTTTCAGGGTTCAGGTGGCGACCCGAGGTTTCAGGGTTCAG GTGGCGACCCGAGGTTTCAGGGTTCAGGTGGCGACCCGAGGTTTCAGGGTTCAGGTGGCGACCCGAGGTTTCAGGGTTCAGGTGGCGACCCGAGGTTTCAGGGTTCAGGTGGCGACCCGAGGTCTCAGGGTTCAGGTGGCGACCCGAGGTCTCAGGGTTCAGGTGGCGACCCGAGGTCTCAGGGTTCAGGTGGCGACCCGAGGTTTCAGGGTTCAGGTGGCGACCCGAGGTTTCAGGGTTCAGGTGGCGACCCGAGGTTTCAGGGTTCAGGTGGCGACCCGAGGTTTCAGGGTTCAG ATGGCGACCCAAGGTTTCAGGGTTCAGATGGCGACCCGAGGTTTCAGGGTTCAGATGGCGACCCGAGGTTTCAGGGTTCAGGTGGCGACCCGAGGTTTCAGGGTTCAGATGGCGACCCGAGGTTTCAGGGTTCAGATGGCGACCCGAGGTTTCAGGGTTCAGGTGGTACACTTCGTAGAGGATGTGACTATATGA
- the neil1 gene encoding endonuclease 8-like 1 isoform X9, whose translation MSIPLAVPGSSTQNHITAMPEGPELHLASLFVNRMCEGVVFTGPVKKSEVSKNPEVSFSCPAYTIVATSRGKEVRLTLTPQKSDSSLGRCRRVKAGQTIQIGTMDIVFRFGMSGFFRFTTEAELPKHSHLRFYTNEKPRRVLSFVDTRRFGSWQPNGTWQPNRGPCIMFEYLSFSSDGDPRFQGSDGDPRFQGSDGDPRFQGSEGDPRFQGSDGDPRFQGSDGDPRFQGSDGDPRFQGSDGDPRFQGSDGDPRFQGSDGDPRFQGSDGDPRFQGSDGDPRFQGSGGNQMATRGFRVQMATRGFRVQMATRGFRVQMATRGFRVQMATRGFRVQMATRGFRVQMEMATRGFRVQMATQGFRVQVETRWRPKVSGFRWKPDGDPRFQGSGGDPRFQVATRGFRVQVATRGFRVQVATRGFRVQMATRDFRVRMATQGFRVQVETRWRPKVSGFRWRPEVSGFRWRPEVSGFRWRPEVSGFRWRPEVSGFRWRPEVSGFRWRPEVSGFRWRPEVSGFRWKPDGDPRFQGSGGDPRFQGSGGDPRFQGSDGDPRFQGSDGDPRFQGSGGNQMATQGFRVQVATRGFRVQVATRGFRVQVATRGFRVQVATRGFRVQVATRGFRVQVATRGLRVQVATRGLRVQVATRGLRVQVATRGFRVQVATRGFRVQVATRGFRVQVATRGFRVQMATQGFRVQMATRGFRVQMATRGFRVQVATRGFRVQMATRGFRVQMATRGFRVQVVHFVEDVTI comes from the exons ATGTCAATTCCCCTCGCTGTTCCTGGGAGCAGCACACAG AACCACATCACCGCCATGCCTGAGGGTCCAGAGTTACACTTGGCCAGTCTGTTTGTCAACAGGATGTGTGAGGGGGTGGTCTTCACCGGCCCAGTAAAAAAATCTGAGGTCAGTAAGAACCCAGAGGTCTCCTTCTCCTGCCCGGCTTACACCATCGTCGCCACCTCCAGAGGCAAGGAGGTCCGCCTCACTCTAACCCCCCAGAAGAGTGACTCTTCCCTGGGGAGATGCAGGCG GGTGAAGGCAGGTCAGACCATCCAGATCGGGACCATGGACATCGTCTTCCGTTTCGGGATGTCTGGATTCTTCCGTTTCACCACGGAGGCGGAGCTTCCTAAACATTCCCACCTGCGGTTCTACACCAATGAGAAGCCCCGTAGGGTACTGAGCTTTGTGGACACACGCCGTTTTGGCAGCTGGCAACCCAACGGGACCTGGCAACCCAACCGAGGGCCCTGTATCATGTTTGAGTACCTGAGCTTCAG TTCAGATGGCGACCCAAGGTTTCAGGGTTCAGATGGCGACCCGAGGTTTCAGGGTTCAGACGGCGACCCGAGGTTTCAGGGTTCAGAGGGCGACCCAAGGTTTCAGGGTTCAGACGGCGACCCGAGGTTTCAGGGTTCAGACGGCGACCCGAGGTTTCAGGGTTCAGACGGCGACCCGAGGTTTCAGGGTTCAGACGGCGACCCGAGGTTTCAGGGTTCAGACGGCGACCCGAGGTTTCAGGGTTCAGATGGCGACCCGAGGTTTCAGGGTTCAGATGGCGACCCGAGGTTTCAGGGTTCAGATGGCGACCCGAGGTTTCAGGGTTCAGGTGGAAACCAGATGGCGACCCGAGGTTTCAGGGTTCAGATGGCGACCCGAGGTTTCAGGGTTCAGATGGCGACCCGAGGTTTCAGGGTTCAGATGGCGACCCGAGGTTTCAGGGTTCAGATGGCGACCCGAGGTTTCAGGGTTCAGATGGCGACCCGAGGTTTCAGGGTTCAGATGGAGATGGCGACCCGAGGTTTCAGGGTTCAGATGGCGACCCAAGGTTTCAGGGTTCAGGTGGAAACCAGATGGCGACCCAAGGTTTCAGGGTTCAGGTGGAAACCAGATGGCGACCCGAGGTTTCAGGGTTCAGGTGGCGACCCGAGGTTTCAGGTGGCGACCCGAGGTTTCAGGGTTCAGGTGGCGACCCGAGGTTTCAGGGTTCAGGTGGCGACCCGAGGTTTCAGGGTTCAGATGGCGACCCGAGATTTCAGGGTTCGGATGGCGACCCAAGGTTTCAGGGTTCAGGTGGAAACCAGATGGCGACCCAAGGTTTCAGGGTTCAGGTGGCGACCCGAGGTTTCAGGGTTCAGGTGGCGACCCGAGGTTTCAGGGTTCAGGTGGCGACCCGAGGTTTCAGGGTTCAGGTGGCGACCCGAGGTTTCAGGGTTCAGATGGCGACCCGAGGTTTCAGGGTTCAGATGGCGACCCGAGGTTTCAGGGTTCAGATGGCGACCCGAGGTTTCAGGGTTCAGGTGGAAACCAGATGGCGACCCAAGGTTTCAGGGTTCAGGTGGCGACCCGAGGTTTCAGGGTTCAGGTGGCGACCCGAGGTTTCAGGGTTCAGATGGCGACCCGAGGTTTCAGGGTTCGGATGGCGACCCAAGGTTTCAGGGTTCAGGTGGAAACCAGATGGCGACCCAAGGTTTCAGGGTTCAGGTGGCGACCCGAGGTTTCAGGGTTCAG GTGGCGACCCGAGGTTTCAGGGTTCAGGTGGCGACCCGAGGTTTCAGGGTTCAGGTGGCGACCCGAGGTTTCAGGGTTCAGGTGGCGACCCGAGGTTTCAGGGTTCAGGTGGCGACCCGAGGTCTCAGGGTTCAGGTGGCGACCCGAGGTCTCAGGGTTCAGGTGGCGACCCGAGGTCTCAGGGTTCAGGTGGCGACCCGAGGTTTCAGGGTTCAGGTGGCGACCCGAGGTTTCAGGGTTCAGGTGGCGACCCGAGGTTTCAGGGTTCAGGTGGCGACCCGAG GTTTCAGGGTTCAGATGGCGACCCAAGGTTTCAGGGTTCAGATGGCGACCCGAGGTTTCAGGGTTCAGATGGCGACCCGAGGTTTCAGGGTTCAGGTGGCGACCCGAGGTTTCAGGGTTCAGATGGCGACCCGAGGTTTCAGGGTTCAGATGGCGACCCGAGGTTTCAGGGTTCAGGTGGTACACTTCGTAGAGGATGTGACTATATGA
- the neil1 gene encoding endonuclease 8-like 1 isoform X4, which translates to MSIPLAVPGSSTQNHITAMPEGPELHLASLFVNRMCEGVVFTGPVKKSEVSKNPEVSFSCPAYTIVATSRGKEVRLTLTPQKSDSSLGRCRRVKAGQTIQIGTMDIVFRFGMSGFFRFTTEAELPKHSHLRFYTNEKPRRVLSFVDTRRFGSWQPNGTWQPNRGPCIMFEYLSFSSDGDPRFQGSDGDPRFQGSDGDPRFQGSEGDPRFQGSDGDPRFQGSDGDPRFQGSDGDPRFQGSDGDPRFQGSDGDPRFQGSDGDPRFQGSDGDPRFQGSDGDPRFQGSGGNQMATRGFRVQMATRGFRVQMATRGFRVQMATRGFRVQMATRGFRVQMATRGFRVQMEMATRGFRVQMATQGFRVQVETRWRPKVSGFRWKPDGDPRFQGSGGDPRFQVATRGFRVQVATRGFRVQVATRGFRVQMATRDFRVRMATQGFRVQVETRWRPKVSGFRWRPEVSGFRWRPEVSGFRWRPEVSGFRWRPEVSGFRWRPEVSGFRWRPEVSGFRWRPEVSGFRWKPDGDPRFQGSGGDPRFQGSGGDPRFQGSDGDPRFQGSDGDPRFQGSGGNQMATQGFRVQVATRGFRVQVATRGFRVQVATRGFRVQVATRGFRVQVATRGFRVQVATRGLRVQVATRGLRVQVATRGLRVQVATRGFRVQVATRGFRVQVATRGFRVQVATRGFRVQVATRGFRVQVATRGFRVQMATRGFRVQMATRDFRVRMATQGFRVQVETRWRPKVSGFRWRPEVSGFRWRPEVSGFRWRPKVSGFRWRPEVSGFRWRPEVSGFRWYTS; encoded by the exons ATGTCAATTCCCCTCGCTGTTCCTGGGAGCAGCACACAG AACCACATCACCGCCATGCCTGAGGGTCCAGAGTTACACTTGGCCAGTCTGTTTGTCAACAGGATGTGTGAGGGGGTGGTCTTCACCGGCCCAGTAAAAAAATCTGAGGTCAGTAAGAACCCAGAGGTCTCCTTCTCCTGCCCGGCTTACACCATCGTCGCCACCTCCAGAGGCAAGGAGGTCCGCCTCACTCTAACCCCCCAGAAGAGTGACTCTTCCCTGGGGAGATGCAGGCG GGTGAAGGCAGGTCAGACCATCCAGATCGGGACCATGGACATCGTCTTCCGTTTCGGGATGTCTGGATTCTTCCGTTTCACCACGGAGGCGGAGCTTCCTAAACATTCCCACCTGCGGTTCTACACCAATGAGAAGCCCCGTAGGGTACTGAGCTTTGTGGACACACGCCGTTTTGGCAGCTGGCAACCCAACGGGACCTGGCAACCCAACCGAGGGCCCTGTATCATGTTTGAGTACCTGAGCTTCAG TTCAGATGGCGACCCAAGGTTTCAGGGTTCAGATGGCGACCCGAGGTTTCAGGGTTCAGACGGCGACCCGAGGTTTCAGGGTTCAGAGGGCGACCCAAGGTTTCAGGGTTCAGACGGCGACCCGAGGTTTCAGGGTTCAGACGGCGACCCGAGGTTTCAGGGTTCAGACGGCGACCCGAGGTTTCAGGGTTCAGACGGCGACCCGAGGTTTCAGGGTTCAGACGGCGACCCGAGGTTTCAGGGTTCAGATGGCGACCCGAGGTTTCAGGGTTCAGATGGCGACCCGAGGTTTCAGGGTTCAGATGGCGACCCGAGGTTTCAGGGTTCAGGTGGAAACCAGATGGCGACCCGAGGTTTCAGGGTTCAGATGGCGACCCGAGGTTTCAGGGTTCAGATGGCGACCCGAGGTTTCAGGGTTCAGATGGCGACCCGAGGTTTCAGGGTTCAGATGGCGACCCGAGGTTTCAGGGTTCAGATGGCGACCCGAGGTTTCAGGGTTCAGATGGAGATGGCGACCCGAGGTTTCAGGGTTCAGATGGCGACCCAAGGTTTCAGGGTTCAGGTGGAAACCAGATGGCGACCCAAGGTTTCAGGGTTCAGGTGGAAACCAGATGGCGACCCGAGGTTTCAGGGTTCAGGTGGCGACCCGAGGTTTCAGGTGGCGACCCGAGGTTTCAGGGTTCAGGTGGCGACCCGAGGTTTCAGGGTTCAGGTGGCGACCCGAGGTTTCAGGGTTCAGATGGCGACCCGAGATTTCAGGGTTCGGATGGCGACCCAAGGTTTCAGGGTTCAGGTGGAAACCAGATGGCGACCCAAGGTTTCAGGGTTCAGGTGGCGACCCGAGGTTTCAGGGTTCAGGTGGCGACCCGAGGTTTCAGGGTTCAGGTGGCGACCCGAGGTTTCAGGGTTCAGGTGGCGACCCGAGGTTTCAGGGTTCAGATGGCGACCCGAGGTTTCAGGGTTCAGATGGCGACCCGAGGTTTCAGGGTTCAGATGGCGACCCGAGGTTTCAGGGTTCAGGTGGAAACCAGATGGCGACCCAAGGTTTCAGGGTTCAGGTGGCGACCCGAGGTTTCAGGGTTCAGGTGGCGACCCGAGGTTTCAGGGTTCAGATGGCGACCCGAGGTTTCAGGGTTCGGATGGCGACCCAAGGTTTCAGGGTTCAGGTGGAAACCAGATGGCGACCCAAGGTTTCAGGGTTCAGGTGGCGACCCGAGGTTTCAGGGTTCAG GTGGCGACCCGAGGTTTCAGGGTTCAGGTGGCGACCCGAGGTTTCAGGGTTCAGGTGGCGACCCGAGGTTTCAGGGTTCAGGTGGCGACCCGAGGTTTCAGGGTTCAGGTGGCGACCCGAGGTCTCAGGGTTCAGGTGGCGACCCGAGGTCTCAGGGTTCAGGTGGCGACCCGAGGTCTCAGGGTTCAGGTGGCGACCCGAGGTTTCAGGGTTCAGGTGGCGACCCGAGGTTTCAGGGTTCAGGTGGCGACCCGAGGTTTCAGGGTTCAGGTGGCGACCCGAGGTTTCAGGGTTCAGGTGGCGACCCGAGGTTTCAG GGTTCAGGTGGCGACCCGAGGTTTCAGGGTTCAGATGGCGACCCGAGGTTTCAGGGTTCAGATGGCGACCCGAGATTTCAGGGTTCGGATGGCGACCCAAGGTTTCAGGGTTCAGGTGGAAACCAGATGGCGACCCAAG GTTTCAGGGTTCAGGTGGCGACCCGAGGTTTCAGGGTTCAGGTGGCGACCCGAGGTTTCAGGGTTCAGATGGCGACCCAAGGTTTCAGGGTTCAGATGGCGACCCGAGGTTTCAGGGTTCAGATGGCGACCCGAG GTTTCAGGGTTCAGGTGGTACACTTCGTAG
- the neil1 gene encoding endonuclease 8-like 1 isoform X6 has translation MSIPLAVPGSSTQNHITAMPEGPELHLASLFVNRMCEGVVFTGPVKKSEVSKNPEVSFSCPAYTIVATSRGKEVRLTLTPQKSDSSLGRCRRVKAGQTIQIGTMDIVFRFGMSGFFRFTTEAELPKHSHLRFYTNEKPRRVLSFVDTRRFGSWQPNGTWQPNRGPCIMFEYLSFSSDGDPRFQGSDGDPRFQGSDGDPRFQGSEGDPRFQGSDGDPRFQGSDGDPRFQGSDGDPRFQGSDGDPRFQGSDGDPRFQGSDGDPRFQGSDGDPRFQGSDGDPRFQGSGGNQMATRGFRVQMATRGFRVQMATRGFRVQMATRGFRVQMATRGFRVQMATRGFRVQMEMATRGFRVQMATQGFRVQVETRWRPKVSGFRWKPDGDPRFQGSGGDPRFQVATRGFRVQVATRGFRVQVATRGFRVQMATRDFRVRMATQGFRVQVETRWRPKVSGFRWRPEVSGFRWRPEVSGFRWRPEVSGFRWRPEVSGFRWRPEVSGFRWRPEVSGFRWRPEVSGFRWKPDGDPRFQGSGGDPRFQGSGGDPRFQGSDGDPRFQGSDGDPRFQGSGGNQMATQGFRVQVATRGFRVQVATRGFRVQVATRGFRVQVATRGFRVQVATRGFRVQVATRGLRVQVATRGLRVQVATRGLRVQVATRGFRVQVATRGFRVQVATRGFRVQVATRGFRVQVATRGFRVQVATRGFRVQMATRGFRVQMATRDFRVRMATQGFRVQVETRWRPKVSGFRWRPEVSGFRWRPEVSGFRWRPKVSGFRWRPEVSGFRWYTS, from the exons ATGTCAATTCCCCTCGCTGTTCCTGGGAGCAGCACACAG AACCACATCACCGCCATGCCTGAGGGTCCAGAGTTACACTTGGCCAGTCTGTTTGTCAACAGGATGTGTGAGGGGGTGGTCTTCACCGGCCCAGTAAAAAAATCTGAGGTCAGTAAGAACCCAGAGGTCTCCTTCTCCTGCCCGGCTTACACCATCGTCGCCACCTCCAGAGGCAAGGAGGTCCGCCTCACTCTAACCCCCCAGAAGAGTGACTCTTCCCTGGGGAGATGCAGGCG GGTGAAGGCAGGTCAGACCATCCAGATCGGGACCATGGACATCGTCTTCCGTTTCGGGATGTCTGGATTCTTCCGTTTCACCACGGAGGCGGAGCTTCCTAAACATTCCCACCTGCGGTTCTACACCAATGAGAAGCCCCGTAGGGTACTGAGCTTTGTGGACACACGCCGTTTTGGCAGCTGGCAACCCAACGGGACCTGGCAACCCAACCGAGGGCCCTGTATCATGTTTGAGTACCTGAGCTTCAG TTCAGATGGCGACCCAAGGTTTCAGGGTTCAGATGGCGACCCGAGGTTTCAGGGTTCAGACGGCGACCCGAGGTTTCAGGGTTCAGAGGGCGACCCAAGGTTTCAGGGTTCAGACGGCGACCCGAGGTTTCAGGGTTCAGACGGCGACCCGAGGTTTCAGGGTTCAGACGGCGACCCGAGGTTTCAGGGTTCAGACGGCGACCCGAGGTTTCAGGGTTCAGACGGCGACCCGAGGTTTCAGGGTTCAGATGGCGACCCGAGGTTTCAGGGTTCAGATGGCGACCCGAGGTTTCAGGGTTCAGATGGCGACCCGAGGTTTCAGGGTTCAGGTGGAAACCAGATGGCGACCCGAGGTTTCAGGGTTCAGATGGCGACCCGAGGTTTCAGGGTTCAGATGGCGACCCGAGGTTTCAGGGTTCAGATGGCGACCCGAGGTTTCAGGGTTCAGATGGCGACCCGAGGTTTCAGGGTTCAGATGGCGACCCGAGGTTTCAGGGTTCAGATGGAGATGGCGACCCGAGGTTTCAGGGTTCAGATGGCGACCCAAGGTTTCAGGGTTCAGGTGGAAACCAGATGGCGACCCAAGGTTTCAGGGTTCAGGTGGAAACCAGATGGCGACCCGAGGTTTCAGGGTTCAGGTGGCGACCCGAGGTTTCAGGTGGCGACCCGAGGTTTCAGGGTTCAGGTGGCGACCCGAGGTTTCAGGGTTCAGGTGGCGACCCGAGGTTTCAGGGTTCAGATGGCGACCCGAGATTTCAGGGTTCGGATGGCGACCCAAGGTTTCAGGGTTCAGGTGGAAACCAGATGGCGACCCAAGGTTTCAGGGTTCAGGTGGCGACCCGAGGTTTCAGGGTTCAGGTGGCGACCCGAGGTTTCAGGGTTCAGGTGGCGACCCGAGGTTTCAGGGTTCAGGTGGCGACCCGAGGTTTCAGGGTTCAGATGGCGACCCGAGGTTTCAGGGTTCAGATGGCGACCCGAGGTTTCAGGGTTCAGATGGCGACCCGAGGTTTCAGGGTTCAGGTGGAAACCAGATGGCGACCCAAGGTTTCAGGGTTCAGGTGGCGACCCGAGGTTTCAGGGTTCAGGTGGCGACCCGAGGTTTCAGGGTTCAGATGGCGACCCGAGGTTTCAGGGTTCGGATGGCGACCCAAGGTTTCAGGGTTCAGGTGGAAACCAGATGGCGACCCAAGGTTTCAGGGTTCAGGTGGCGACCCGAGGTTTCAGGGTTCAG GTGGCGACCCGAGGTTTCAGGGTTCAGGTGGCGACCCGAGGTTTCAGGGTTCAGGTGGCGACCCGAGGTTTCAGGGTTCAGGTGGCGACCCGAGGTTTCAGGGTTCAGGTGGCGACCCGAGGTCTCAGGGTTCAGGTGGCGACCCGAGGTCTCAGGGTTCAGGTGGCGACCCGAGGTCTCAGGGTTCAGGTGGCGACCCGAGGTTTCAGGGTTCAGGTGGCGACCCGAGGTTTCAGGGTTCAGGTGGCGACCCGAGGTTTCAGGGTTCAGGTGGCGACCCGAGGTTTCAGGGTTCAGGTGGCGACCCGAGGTTTCAG GGTTCAGGTGGCGACCCGAGGTTTCAGGGTTCAGATGGCGACCCGAGGTTTCAGGGTTCAGATGGCGACCCGAGATTTCAGGGTTCGGATGGCGACCCAAGGTTTCAGGGTTCAGGTGGAAACCAGATGGCGACCCAAG GTTTCAGGGTTCAGGTGGCGACCCGAGGTTTCAGGGTTCAGGTGGCGACCCGAGGTTTCAGGGTTCAGATGGCGACCCAAGGTTTCAGGGTTCAGATGGCGACCCGAG GTTTCAGGGTTCAGGTGGTACACTTCGTAG